TAATCAGTAAAAAAAATAGTTGTGAAATGAATTTCCGCATGGTGGTATAACGCCATTTTGTAATCGCAAGATATAAATAATTTTCTAAGCAAATTTTAATGTATTTTTTACCATCGTGCGTTACGTCTTTTACAATTTATGCTTACATTTGTGGCATGTTAAGAGCTGAAACATATCATCATTTTCATCATAGCCATCTGGCTTTCGGACGTCTTGGGTGATGTGTTTTTGCAAGTAGTGTTGTAATAAGGTTGAATACATAGTATCCCAGAAGCCCGATTTTTCTAAATCGGGCTTTTTTTATTCTGGTTTCAAAACCTCATATATTGAATGAAAACCGTAATAATCAAATATAACGCAGGGAATGTGCAGTCGGTGATGTACGCGCTGGACCGTATCGGGGCCAGTTACCTGTACACCGACGACGTGGCAGAGATCAGATCGGCCGACAAAGTCATTTTTCCGGGAGTGGGAGAAGCCAGTACCACCATGAATTATCTGCGTAAAGTGGGTCTGGACAAGGTGATACCGTCATTGAAGCAGCCGTTTTTTGGAACATGCATTGGTATGCAGCTAATGTGCCGTTTTTCCGAAGAAAATAACACTGAATGCATGGGCATCTTTGACGTAGACGTGAAACGGTTCCCTGCTGCGCCCGGAATAAAAGTGCCACATATGGGCTGGAATAACATTTCAGGGTACAAAACTGCATTGACCAACGATATTCCCGACAACGCCTACGTTTATTTTGTACATAGCTACGCGGCACCGGTTTGCGACTATACCGTAGCCAGCTGTGATTATGTACAGCCTTTCAGTGCAATGCTCCATAAAGACAATTTTTACGCAGCGCAGTTCCATTGCGAAATAAGCGGTGATGCCGGGCAGAAAATAATGGAGAACTTTTTGAAAATTTGAGCTAACCGACTGATTGACAATGATTGAAATTATACCCGCCATTGACCTGATCGAAGGGAAATGTGTACGCCTTACCCAGGGAGATTACAGCCAGAAAACCATATATAACGAAAACCCCGTGGATGTAGCGATGGAGTTTGAAGATGCAGGCATCAAGCGGCTGCATTTGGTGGACCTGGACGGAGCGAAGGCGAAAAAAGTGATCAATTGGAAGGTATTGGAAAGGATTGCTTCCAAAACAAAACTACATATAGACTTTGGCGGTGGCGTGCAATCGGACGATGATCTGAAGGTTGTTTTTGAAAGCGGCGCCAAGCAGGTGACCGGGGGTAGTATTGCGGTAAAGCAGCCGGAGGTTTTCGAAAACTGGCTTGCGGTTTACGGAGGAGACAGGATCATTTTGGGAGCCGATGCCAAAAAGGAAAAGGTAGCAGTGAGCGGCTGGGAAGAGGGAACGGAGATCTGGGTTTACGATTTCGTGGAGAAGTGGGTGGAAAAAGGAGTTAAATACACCATTAGCACCGATGTCGCGAAAGACGGTCTGCTGCAAGGCCCTTCTTTTGACCTGTATAAAAATATGCAGGACAAATGCCCAGATCTTAAAATAATAGCCAGCGGTGGAATCAGCGGATTAGAGGATGTGGAGAAACTGGCAGAAATGAATATTTATGGTGTGATCATTGGCAAGGCGATCTATGAAAACAGGATTAGTCTAGCCGATTTACGACGTTTTACAGTTTAGTATATGCTCACAAAAAGGATAATTCCCTGTCTGGACGTAAAGGATGGCCGGACGGTCAAAGGCGTCAATTTCGTAAATCTCCGGGATGCCGGGGATGCCGTGGAGCTGGGCGCTCTTTATGCCGCACATGGCGCCGATGAACTGGTGTACCTCGATATTACGGCTACCATTGACGGTCGCTCTACTTTTATTGACCTCGTTCGCCGGGTGGCCCATACGATCAATATTCCGTTTACAGTCGGTGGCGGGATTTCGTCCATTGCGGATGTTTCTGCATTACTGCATGCCGGAGCCGACAAGGTTTCAATTAATTCGGCAGCTGTAAAAAATCCGGATCTGATCAATGAGCTGTCGCTGGAATTTGGAAGTCAATGTATCGTGGTCGCCATAGACACCCGCTACATCGCGACGGATAACGGGGAGGAGCACATTGTACATACGCACGGGGGCAGGAAACCTACCAAGTTACGGACTATCCCCTGGGCCAAAGAGGTAGAGGAACGCGGGGCAGGTGAGATTTTGCTTACTTCTATGGATACTGACGGTACGAAAGCCGGATTTGCATTGGAATTGACTTCGACTGTTTCGGGCAATGCCAATATTCCGGTGATCGCATCGGGAGGCGCGGGGAGTATGGAACATTTTTATGATGTGTTTACGACCGGAAAGGCCGACGCGGGACTTGCAGCCAGTATTTTTCACTTCCGGGAAATTGATATCCCCGATCTGAAACAGTACCTGCACGAGCAAAACCTGCCGATTCGAATGACGCGCTAGTAAAGCCGAAAAGCACTTTTGGAGAAGAATCTGACACAGAATGCCGACGTGATGAAACGAATTAGCCGGAAAGAATGCAACTTTGCCTAAATGAATTATTAAAAATGAGCGATACCTTTTCAACCATTGATTTTGATAAATCGGCCGACGGGCTGGTGCCAGCGATCATTCAGGATGTTAATACCAGCAAAGTCCTGATGTTGGGTTATATGAATGCGGAAGCATTGGACAAAACCAAAAAGGAGGGCACAGTAACATTCTTCAGCCGAAGCAAACAACGTTTGTGGACGAAGGGTGAAACGTCCGGTAACTTTCTTTTTGTGAACGGAATAACCGCCGACTGTGACGGAGATACGATACTGATTAAGGCTACACCGGCGGGACCAACATGCCACACGGGCTCCGATACCTGTTTTGGGGAAAAAAATAGTCAGGATACACGAATCGGGGAAGCTTCTTTTCTCAACTATCTGCAGAAGGAAGTGATCCGAGAAAGAAAATTAAACCCTTCCGACGAGTCGTACACGAGCAGCCTTTTCAAAAGAGGGATCAACAAGATTGCGCAAAAGGTTGGTGAGGAAGCTGTGGAAGTAGTGATAGAAGCGAAGGATGACGACAATGATCTTTTCAAGAATGAGGTTTCGGATCTTTTGTTTCACCTTTTGGTCTTGCTCGAACAAAAAAACATTGACTTAGATGAGGTAATTAGCGTACTTCGTAGCCGTCACCAATAAAAACGGATACCGTATGAAATTACTCCTACGTCTTGTAATCAGTACTTTGGCAGTCCTGGTTGCGGCTAATCTTGTTCCGGGGGTTGTGGTTGCCAGCACAGGCACTGCCATCATTGTTGCCATTGTATTGGGAATACTCAATACTTTTCTGAAACCCGTTCTGCAGATTTTAGCGCTGCCCATTACGATCCTCACGCTGGGACTCTTCTATTTCGTAGTCAATGTCTTTATTATTTACCTCGCGTCCTCACTGATCGACGGATTTTCGGTGAACGGGTTCATCCCCGCTTTGCTATTCGGTCTGGTCGTTTCTGTTGTTTCTGCCATTCTTGGTATGTTTTTGGATTAGTGTGTAAGACCAACCCTTTGTGGGGCCTTAAATACATACACATGATTTGATTGCTACCGCTTATGTTAAGTCAATTAGAGGAAATCAAGGACACACTTTTTAAATATTTCGAGACTCGTATCGATCTATTTAAAATTGAGACAAGAGATAAGATAGAACGTGCGGTCGTGATGGCGATCTACGCTGCGATCCTACTTTGTCTGGGATTGACCGTGCTGATACTAGTGGTCATTTTACTGGGTACTTTCCTGAATAAATGGCTTCACAGTGCCTATTTGGGATATGTTATTCTACTGGGCGTATTTATTCTGAAGCTGGTTATTACCGTTATCTGGCGAGAAGGGATCGTACGTTTTATACGCAGGATCATCGTACGGTTTGTAATGGTTAAGGAAGAATAATGTGTCTGACGGTGTATTATTAATCATAATTTTGCGTCAAATTGCTATTTTTGGGTTCCTTTTAAATATTTCTTACGCCACTATTTAAAACAGGTAATGAAATGAGTTCTTCACCAGAATCTTCCGTAAAGATCACAAAGCCGTTTTCATCGGATACGGATCAAGATAAAAAAGAACTTCTGCAGGACGCAGATCTTTATAGAGACAAGCTTGAATCCCAATGGAGTGATCTTAAAAAAGATGCAACCGAGTATGGAAAGCAGGCTCTGGTGATAGGAGGGGTGGTTGCTACTACTTTTTTGGTCATGAACGCTGTTTTACCAAAGAACAAAAAGAAATCTGAGGAGCCAATAATACCCACCCAAAAAGGCAAGATTTCAAAAAAGAAAACCCAATTTGCGGTTGGACAAGCCGTTCAAAGTTTAGCCTGGACACTGGCTGTGGGATGGGCACGCCAGAAGCTAAAACATTTTATTGCAGATGAACGAAAAACCGAATGAAAACAGCGAATTATAAAATCGCAGACCTCCTTTCGACAAGAAAAGAAGAAAAAAGGAAATCGTTTGCTGTTCTCTTAGATCCTGATAAAATCAATTTTTCTACTTTTCCGAAATTCCTTGAATATGCGGCTGGGCAAGGTGTAGACTTCTTTTTCGTAGGAGGAAGCCTGATCACCAATTATGCCATCGATCAACTCGTAGCAGCGATTCATGAACATACCAATATTCCCGCCATTCTTTTTCCAGGTAGCAGCCTGCATATAGATCCGTCAGCGGATGCTATTCTGCTACTTTCACTGATCTCCGGCCGCAATGCTGA
The genomic region above belongs to Dyadobacter pollutisoli and contains:
- the hisH gene encoding imidazole glycerol phosphate synthase subunit HisH, which encodes MKTVIIKYNAGNVQSVMYALDRIGASYLYTDDVAEIRSADKVIFPGVGEASTTMNYLRKVGLDKVIPSLKQPFFGTCIGMQLMCRFSEENNTECMGIFDVDVKRFPAAPGIKVPHMGWNNISGYKTALTNDIPDNAYVYFVHSYAAPVCDYTVASCDYVQPFSAMLHKDNFYAAQFHCEISGDAGQKIMENFLKI
- the hisA gene encoding 1-(5-phosphoribosyl)-5-[(5-phosphoribosylamino)methylideneamino]imidazole-4-carboxamide isomerase is translated as MIEIIPAIDLIEGKCVRLTQGDYSQKTIYNENPVDVAMEFEDAGIKRLHLVDLDGAKAKKVINWKVLERIASKTKLHIDFGGGVQSDDDLKVVFESGAKQVTGGSIAVKQPEVFENWLAVYGGDRIILGADAKKEKVAVSGWEEGTEIWVYDFVEKWVEKGVKYTISTDVAKDGLLQGPSFDLYKNMQDKCPDLKIIASGGISGLEDVEKLAEMNIYGVIIGKAIYENRISLADLRRFTV
- the hisF gene encoding imidazole glycerol phosphate synthase subunit HisF, yielding MLTKRIIPCLDVKDGRTVKGVNFVNLRDAGDAVELGALYAAHGADELVYLDITATIDGRSTFIDLVRRVAHTINIPFTVGGGISSIADVSALLHAGADKVSINSAAVKNPDLINELSLEFGSQCIVVAIDTRYIATDNGEEHIVHTHGGRKPTKLRTIPWAKEVEERGAGEILLTSMDTDGTKAGFALELTSTVSGNANIPVIASGGAGSMEHFYDVFTTGKADAGLAASIFHFREIDIPDLKQYLHEQNLPIRMTR
- the hisIE gene encoding bifunctional phosphoribosyl-AMP cyclohydrolase/phosphoribosyl-ATP diphosphatase HisIE, whose protein sequence is MSDTFSTIDFDKSADGLVPAIIQDVNTSKVLMLGYMNAEALDKTKKEGTVTFFSRSKQRLWTKGETSGNFLFVNGITADCDGDTILIKATPAGPTCHTGSDTCFGEKNSQDTRIGEASFLNYLQKEVIRERKLNPSDESYTSSLFKRGINKIAQKVGEEAVEVVIEAKDDDNDLFKNEVSDLLFHLLVLLEQKNIDLDEVISVLRSRHQ
- a CDS encoding phage holin family protein, yielding MKLLLRLVISTLAVLVAANLVPGVVVASTGTAIIVAIVLGILNTFLKPVLQILALPITILTLGLFYFVVNVFIIYLASSLIDGFSVNGFIPALLFGLVVSVVSAILGMFLD
- a CDS encoding phage holin family protein; protein product: MLSQLEEIKDTLFKYFETRIDLFKIETRDKIERAVVMAIYAAILLCLGLTVLILVVILLGTFLNKWLHSAYLGYVILLGVFILKLVITVIWREGIVRFIRRIIVRFVMVKEE